In Accipiter gentilis chromosome 17, bAccGen1.1, whole genome shotgun sequence, one DNA window encodes the following:
- the PATL1 gene encoding protein PAT1 homolog 1 isoform X2, giving the protein MFRYQSLEDCPLDEDEDAFQGLGEEDEDIDQFNDDTFGAGAVDDDWQEAHERLAELEDKPVAAREQDGPGGEETDLLGESEDTLAERLTRLVIDSELEDPAIMQAVQTRVPAQPGGLNSSIWDSSAVLRRIRGPLLTQEMPSVSVLDYALPQRPPQAREEERDPSERALPRRSSSPVIGSPPVRAVPIGTPPKQAAVPNFNQQILCPKPVHIRATMQQRYPAPYGERMSPNQLCNVPNSSLLGHPFPHSVSPVLTHLQRAQLLGGAQAGRMSPSQFARVSGLVGSPLPSVNPKLLQGRVGQMMSPASGFRAFFGAPPAPPPSQPQHPPGPGSHLQNLRPQPPMFRPDTTHLHPQHRRLLHQRQQQNRNQHRSLNGSVGDRGGHRSSHQEQMRKDPYANLMLQREKDWVSKIQMMQLQSTDPYLDDYYYQNYFQKLEKLAAAEEVHGDGPKKERTKLITPQVAKLEHTYKPVQFEGSLGKLTVSSVNNPRKMIDAVVTSRSEDDETKEKQVRDKRRQTLVTIEKTYSLLLDVEDYERRYLLSLEGERPALMGERKQKICDMYDNLRGKAPGQERPSDDHFMQIMCIRKGKRLVARILPFLSPEQAADVLMATARNLPFLIKKDAQDEVLPCLLRPFSHVLYHLPLGTVTSLVQQLTNLPQSATAPAPTNLHLTAVLQNKFGLSLLFLVLSRGEELQSSDTNTELMQDNQWTELMLMATRELLRIPQAALAKPVSTPSNLISLFSRYVDQQKLNLLETKLHLVHGIR; this is encoded by the exons atgttcCGGTATCAG TCCTTGGAGGACTGTCCGCTGGATGAGGATGAAGATGCGTTCCAGGGCCTGGGGGAGGAAGATGAAGATATCGACCAGTTCAACGATGACACCTTTGGAGCCGGGGCTGTCG ACGACGACTGGCAGGAGGCACACGAGCGACTGGCGGAACTGGAGGACAAACCGGTGGCTGCCAGGGAACAGGATGGACCCGGCGGAGAGGAGACGGATCTGCTGGGCGAGTCTGAGGACACGCTGGCGGAGCGGCTGACCAGGCTGGTCATCGATAGTGAGCTGGAGGATCCCGCCATTATGCAGGCTGTGCAGACCAGGGTCCCCGCACAG CCTGGAGGGTTAAACTCCAGCATCTGGGACAGCTCGGCCGTCCTGCGGCGCATCCGGGGACCGCTTCTAACTCAG GAGATGCCGTCGGTGTCCGTGCTGGACTATGCTCTGCCTCAGAGACCCCCGCAAGCTCGAGAAGAAGAGCGGGACCCCTCTGAGCGGGCGCTGCCCCGGCGTTCATCATCCCCTGTCATTGGGAGCCCCCCTGTCCGGGCTGTCCCCATCGGCACCCCTCCCAAGCAGGCTGCCGTGCCCAATTTCAACCAGCAG ATCCTTTGTCCGAAGCCTGTCCACATCCGAGCTACCATGCAGCAGCGCTACCCGGCTCCCTACGGCGAGAGGATGTCCCCCAACCAGCTCTGCAACGTACCG aATTCCTCCCTCTTGGGCCACCCGTTCCCCCACAGCGTCTCTCCCGTCCTCACCCACCTGCAGAGAGCGCAGCTGCTGGGAGGAGCCCAG GCCGGCCGAATGTCCCCCAGCCAGTTTGCCCGGGTCTCTGGCCTGGTCGGGAGCCCTCTTCCCTCCGTCAATCCTAAGCTGCTCCAGGGCAGAGTTGGGCAGATGATGTCTCCGGCCAGCGGGTTTCGTGCCTTCTTCGGGGCTCCCCCCGCTCCACCTCCCTCGCAGCCGCAGCACCCACCGGGCCCTGGATCCCACCTGCAGAACCTGAG GCCGCAGCCCCCGATGTTCCGACCGGACACGACCCATCTGCACCCCCAGCATCGCCGGCTCCTGCACCAGCGACAGCAGCAGAACCGAAA CCAGCACCGGAGCCTCAATGGCTCGGTGGGGGACCGAGGGGGCCACCGGAGCAGCCACCAGGAGCAGATGCGCAAAGACCCCTACGCCAACCTCATGCTGCAGCGGGAGAAGGACTGGGTGTCCAAGATCCAGATGatgcagctgcagagcactgaTCCCTACCTGGATGACTATTACTACCAG AATTACTTCCAGAAGCTGGAGAAGttagcagcagcagaggaagtcCACGGTGATGGTCCCAAGAAGGAACGCACTAAACTCATCACACCTCAGGTGGCTAAGCTGGAGCACACCTACAAGCCAG TGCAGTTTGAGGGCTCGCTAGGGAAGCTCACCGTCTCCAGCGTGAACAACCCCCGGAAGATGATTGACGCGGTGGTAACCTCCCGCAGTGAAGATGAT GAGACGAAGGAGAAGCAGGTTCGAGACAAGAGGCGCCAGACCCTTGTCACAATTGAGAAG ACATACAGCCTCCTCCTGGACGTGGAGGACTATGAGAGACGCTACCTCCTGAGCCTGGAAGGCGAGCGGCCGGCCCTGATGGGCGAGAGAAAGCAGAAGATCTGTGATATGTATGACAATCTGAGGGGGAAGGCGCCCGGACAGGAGAG GCCGAGCGATGACCACTTCATGCAGATCATGTGCATCCGGAAAGGGAAGCGCCTTGTAGCCCGGATCCTGCCCTTCTTGTCACCCGAGCAAGCAGCCGACGTACTCATGGCGACGGCTAGGAACCTGCCCTTCCTCATCAAGAAGGATGCTCAGGATGAG GTGCTGCCCTGCCTGTTGAGGCCCTTCTCGCACGTTCTCTACCACCTTCCCTTGGGGACGGTCACCAGCCTTGTGCAGCAGCTAACGAACCTACCTCAGAGCGCGACCGCGCCAGCGCCCACCAACCTGCACCTCACTGCTGTGCTCCAAAACAAG TTTGGCCTGTCCCTGCTGTTCTTGGTCTTGAGCCGTGGGGAGGAACTGCAGAGCTCGGACACGAACACGGAGTTAATGCAGGACAACCAGTG GACGGAGCTGATGCTCATGGCAACCCGGGAGCTCCTGCGGATCCCTCAGGCGGCCTTGGCCAAGCCGGTGTCCACCCCCTCGAACCTGATCTCCCTCTTCTCTCGCTACGTCGACCAGCAGAAGCTGAACCTGCTGGAGACAAAATTGCA CTTAGTGCACGGGATCCGGTAG
- the PATL1 gene encoding protein PAT1 homolog 1 isoform X1, translating into MFRYQSLEDCPLDEDEDAFQGLGEEDEDIDQFNDDTFGAGAVDDDWQEAHERLAELEDKPVAAREQDGPGGEETDLLGESEDTLAERLTRLVIDSELEDPAIMQAVQTRVPAQQPGGLNSSIWDSSAVLRRIRGPLLTQEMPSVSVLDYALPQRPPQAREEERDPSERALPRRSSSPVIGSPPVRAVPIGTPPKQAAVPNFNQQILCPKPVHIRATMQQRYPAPYGERMSPNQLCNVPNSSLLGHPFPHSVSPVLTHLQRAQLLGGAQAGRMSPSQFARVSGLVGSPLPSVNPKLLQGRVGQMMSPASGFRAFFGAPPAPPPSQPQHPPGPGSHLQNLRPQPPMFRPDTTHLHPQHRRLLHQRQQQNRNQHRSLNGSVGDRGGHRSSHQEQMRKDPYANLMLQREKDWVSKIQMMQLQSTDPYLDDYYYQNYFQKLEKLAAAEEVHGDGPKKERTKLITPQVAKLEHTYKPVQFEGSLGKLTVSSVNNPRKMIDAVVTSRSEDDETKEKQVRDKRRQTLVTIEKTYSLLLDVEDYERRYLLSLEGERPALMGERKQKICDMYDNLRGKAPGQERPSDDHFMQIMCIRKGKRLVARILPFLSPEQAADVLMATARNLPFLIKKDAQDEVLPCLLRPFSHVLYHLPLGTVTSLVQQLTNLPQSATAPAPTNLHLTAVLQNKFGLSLLFLVLSRGEELQSSDTNTELMQDNQWTELMLMATRELLRIPQAALAKPVSTPSNLISLFSRYVDQQKLNLLETKLHLVHGIR; encoded by the exons atgttcCGGTATCAG TCCTTGGAGGACTGTCCGCTGGATGAGGATGAAGATGCGTTCCAGGGCCTGGGGGAGGAAGATGAAGATATCGACCAGTTCAACGATGACACCTTTGGAGCCGGGGCTGTCG ACGACGACTGGCAGGAGGCACACGAGCGACTGGCGGAACTGGAGGACAAACCGGTGGCTGCCAGGGAACAGGATGGACCCGGCGGAGAGGAGACGGATCTGCTGGGCGAGTCTGAGGACACGCTGGCGGAGCGGCTGACCAGGCTGGTCATCGATAGTGAGCTGGAGGATCCCGCCATTATGCAGGCTGTGCAGACCAGGGTCCCCGCACAG CAGCCTGGAGGGTTAAACTCCAGCATCTGGGACAGCTCGGCCGTCCTGCGGCGCATCCGGGGACCGCTTCTAACTCAG GAGATGCCGTCGGTGTCCGTGCTGGACTATGCTCTGCCTCAGAGACCCCCGCAAGCTCGAGAAGAAGAGCGGGACCCCTCTGAGCGGGCGCTGCCCCGGCGTTCATCATCCCCTGTCATTGGGAGCCCCCCTGTCCGGGCTGTCCCCATCGGCACCCCTCCCAAGCAGGCTGCCGTGCCCAATTTCAACCAGCAG ATCCTTTGTCCGAAGCCTGTCCACATCCGAGCTACCATGCAGCAGCGCTACCCGGCTCCCTACGGCGAGAGGATGTCCCCCAACCAGCTCTGCAACGTACCG aATTCCTCCCTCTTGGGCCACCCGTTCCCCCACAGCGTCTCTCCCGTCCTCACCCACCTGCAGAGAGCGCAGCTGCTGGGAGGAGCCCAG GCCGGCCGAATGTCCCCCAGCCAGTTTGCCCGGGTCTCTGGCCTGGTCGGGAGCCCTCTTCCCTCCGTCAATCCTAAGCTGCTCCAGGGCAGAGTTGGGCAGATGATGTCTCCGGCCAGCGGGTTTCGTGCCTTCTTCGGGGCTCCCCCCGCTCCACCTCCCTCGCAGCCGCAGCACCCACCGGGCCCTGGATCCCACCTGCAGAACCTGAG GCCGCAGCCCCCGATGTTCCGACCGGACACGACCCATCTGCACCCCCAGCATCGCCGGCTCCTGCACCAGCGACAGCAGCAGAACCGAAA CCAGCACCGGAGCCTCAATGGCTCGGTGGGGGACCGAGGGGGCCACCGGAGCAGCCACCAGGAGCAGATGCGCAAAGACCCCTACGCCAACCTCATGCTGCAGCGGGAGAAGGACTGGGTGTCCAAGATCCAGATGatgcagctgcagagcactgaTCCCTACCTGGATGACTATTACTACCAG AATTACTTCCAGAAGCTGGAGAAGttagcagcagcagaggaagtcCACGGTGATGGTCCCAAGAAGGAACGCACTAAACTCATCACACCTCAGGTGGCTAAGCTGGAGCACACCTACAAGCCAG TGCAGTTTGAGGGCTCGCTAGGGAAGCTCACCGTCTCCAGCGTGAACAACCCCCGGAAGATGATTGACGCGGTGGTAACCTCCCGCAGTGAAGATGAT GAGACGAAGGAGAAGCAGGTTCGAGACAAGAGGCGCCAGACCCTTGTCACAATTGAGAAG ACATACAGCCTCCTCCTGGACGTGGAGGACTATGAGAGACGCTACCTCCTGAGCCTGGAAGGCGAGCGGCCGGCCCTGATGGGCGAGAGAAAGCAGAAGATCTGTGATATGTATGACAATCTGAGGGGGAAGGCGCCCGGACAGGAGAG GCCGAGCGATGACCACTTCATGCAGATCATGTGCATCCGGAAAGGGAAGCGCCTTGTAGCCCGGATCCTGCCCTTCTTGTCACCCGAGCAAGCAGCCGACGTACTCATGGCGACGGCTAGGAACCTGCCCTTCCTCATCAAGAAGGATGCTCAGGATGAG GTGCTGCCCTGCCTGTTGAGGCCCTTCTCGCACGTTCTCTACCACCTTCCCTTGGGGACGGTCACCAGCCTTGTGCAGCAGCTAACGAACCTACCTCAGAGCGCGACCGCGCCAGCGCCCACCAACCTGCACCTCACTGCTGTGCTCCAAAACAAG TTTGGCCTGTCCCTGCTGTTCTTGGTCTTGAGCCGTGGGGAGGAACTGCAGAGCTCGGACACGAACACGGAGTTAATGCAGGACAACCAGTG GACGGAGCTGATGCTCATGGCAACCCGGGAGCTCCTGCGGATCCCTCAGGCGGCCTTGGCCAAGCCGGTGTCCACCCCCTCGAACCTGATCTCCCTCTTCTCTCGCTACGTCGACCAGCAGAAGCTGAACCTGCTGGAGACAAAATTGCA CTTAGTGCACGGGATCCGGTAG